The DNA region AACCTGTTCGGCGCCACCGACCCGATCGGCCAGACCATCCGCATCAAGAACCTGCCCTTCCGCGTGGTGGGTATTCTCGTCCCCAAAGGGCAGTCGGCGGGCGGCATGGGCCAGGACCAGGACGACACCATCATTGTTCCCCTGACCACGCTGCAGAAGAAGATCACCGGGCAGGACTGGCTGCAGAACATCATGGTTTCGGCGGTGTCGCGCGAAGCCAGCTTTACCGCGCAATCACAGATCGAAGCGCTGCTGCGCGACCGCCACCGCATCCGCCCCGGCCAGAGCGACGACTTCTTCGTCCGCAACCAGGCCGACGTGGCGGAAATGGCCGACCAGACGGGTAAAGTCATGACGCTGCTGCTGGCCTCGATCGCCAGCGTATCGCTGCTGGTGGGCGGCATCGGCATCATGAACATCATGCTGGCGACGGTGACGGAGCGCACGCGCGAGATCGGCATCCGCCGCGCCCTGGGCGCCAAGCGGCGTGACATCGCACTGCAGTTCCTGATCGAGGCCATCGCCCAGACCACGGCGGGCGGCCTGATCGGGCTGGTCGTCGGCCTGACAGTGGCGTTCGGCGTGCCGCTGTTGGGCCACTTCCTGGGCTTCCACCTGCCGAGCCGCTTGCACCTGCTGTCGATGTACATCTCGATCGGCGTGGACATGGCGGTCGGCGTGCTGTTCGGCCTCTACCCGGCGCTGCGGGCGGCCTACCTCGACCCGATCGAGGCGCTGCGGCACGAGTAGCGGGGGACCGCGACCGAAAAGGCGAGCGTCACCATCCCGGACGCTGCCGGCCTCGGACCGAGCCCCCTAAAGGGGGCTTGCCGCGCAGCGTCTAGGCCCGCCCTTC from Terriglobales bacterium includes:
- a CDS encoding ABC transporter permease, with the translated sequence MDLLATLRIAFRALARNKMRSILTMLGIIIGVGAVIAMVGLGQGANEQVQKQIAAMGSNVLFVGSGTVSRGGMMMGWGATKTLVYSDMQAILRECPAVAAAAPIASSQAQVVFGNDNWYTRVTGTEPQYIDVRAWPIAEGDMFNRGDVDTASNVAVIGETVRKNLFGATDPIGQTIRIKNLPFRVVGILVPKGQSAGGMGQDQDDTIIVPLTTLQKKITGQDWLQNIMVSAVSREASFTAQSQIEALLRDRHRIRPGQSDDFFVRNQADVAEMADQTGKVMTLLLASIASVSLLVGGIGIMNIMLATVTERTREIGIRRALGAKRRDIALQFLIEAIAQTTAGGLIGLVVGLTVAFGVPLLGHFLGFHLPSRLHLLSMYISIGVDMAVGVLFGLYPALRAAYLDPIEALRHE